The following proteins are encoded in a genomic region of Salminus brasiliensis chromosome 17, fSalBra1.hap2, whole genome shotgun sequence:
- the LOC140538361 gene encoding NAD(P)H dehydrogenase [quinone] 1-like isoform X1, giving the protein MGFTSPGSLATEKKASGGSMGLLMQLFHLRRIMKSSQKTVLIVYAHQSPTSFNAAAKDAAVQTFTAQGYKVIVSDLYAMNFLPSATAADIKGELKDPEHFVYSDEACIAWKEERLSDDIKAEHDKVSQADLIIFQFPVYWFNVPGIMKGWFDRVLTQGFAFTLQNMYDNGIFKDKKAMLSFTTGGTESMYLPDGICGDINVMLFPLQNGVLRFCGFQVLAPQIFWSIAHTPPAARKALLEAWQTRLKGLMNEKPLTFAPTGLFDLSFQAGFRLRPEVKEARASEPYGLTTGQHLGKPLPPNNQTKA; this is encoded by the exons ATGGGTTTCACCTCTCCTGGGAGCTTGGCAACGGAAAAGAAAGCAAGTGGGGGGAGCATGGGACTCCTCATGCAGCTCTTTCATTTGAGGAGAATTATGAAGTCAT CGCAAAAGACTGTGTTGATCGTCTACGCCCATCAGAGTCCAACCTCGTTTAATGCAGCTGCAAAGGATGCTGCTGTGCAGACGTTCACCGCACAAGGCTATAAAGTCATTGTGTCTGACCTCTACGCCATGAACTTTCTTCCCTCTGCAACAGCAGCAGATATTAAGG GTGAGCTGAAGGATCCTGAGCACTTTGTCTATAGTGACGAGGCCTGTATTGCCTGGAAGGAGGAAAGACTGAGTGATGACATCAAGGCAGAACATGACAAGGTGTCGCAGGCTGATCTCATCATCTTTCAG TTCCCGGTGTACTGGTTCAATGTCCCAGGTATAATGAAAGGCTGGTTTGACCGAGTGCTAACTCAAGGATTTGCCTTCACTCTGCAGAACATGTATGACAATGGCATCTTTAAG GATAAAAAGGCTATGCTGTCATTCACTACTGGAGGCACAGAGTCtatgtacctccctgatggcaTCTGTGGAGACATCAATGTTATGCTGTTTCCCTTACAG AACGGAGTTCTGCGCTTCTGTGGCTTTCAGGTTCTGGCTCCCCAGATCTTCTGGAGTATAGCACACACCCCTCCAGCTGCGAGAAAAGCCTTATTAGAGGCCTGGCAGACCAGGCTGAAAGGCCTGATGAACGAGAAACCTCTGACCTTTGCTCCCACTGGGCTCTTCGACCTCAGCTTCCAGGCAGGGTTCCGACTGCGGCCTGAGGTGAAAGAGGCTCGTGCCTCTGAACCCTATGGCCTCACCACAGGGCAGCATCTTGGTAAACCGCTCCCTCCAAACAACCAGACCAAGGCTTAA
- the LOC140538361 gene encoding NAD(P)H dehydrogenase [quinone] 1-like isoform X2, protein MAQKTVLIVYAHQSPTSFNAAAKDAAVQTFTAQGYKVIVSDLYAMNFLPSATAADIKGELKDPEHFVYSDEACIAWKEERLSDDIKAEHDKVSQADLIIFQFPVYWFNVPGIMKGWFDRVLTQGFAFTLQNMYDNGIFKDKKAMLSFTTGGTESMYLPDGICGDINVMLFPLQNGVLRFCGFQVLAPQIFWSIAHTPPAARKALLEAWQTRLKGLMNEKPLTFAPTGLFDLSFQAGFRLRPEVKEARASEPYGLTTGQHLGKPLPPNNQTKA, encoded by the exons CGCAAAAGACTGTGTTGATCGTCTACGCCCATCAGAGTCCAACCTCGTTTAATGCAGCTGCAAAGGATGCTGCTGTGCAGACGTTCACCGCACAAGGCTATAAAGTCATTGTGTCTGACCTCTACGCCATGAACTTTCTTCCCTCTGCAACAGCAGCAGATATTAAGG GTGAGCTGAAGGATCCTGAGCACTTTGTCTATAGTGACGAGGCCTGTATTGCCTGGAAGGAGGAAAGACTGAGTGATGACATCAAGGCAGAACATGACAAGGTGTCGCAGGCTGATCTCATCATCTTTCAG TTCCCGGTGTACTGGTTCAATGTCCCAGGTATAATGAAAGGCTGGTTTGACCGAGTGCTAACTCAAGGATTTGCCTTCACTCTGCAGAACATGTATGACAATGGCATCTTTAAG GATAAAAAGGCTATGCTGTCATTCACTACTGGAGGCACAGAGTCtatgtacctccctgatggcaTCTGTGGAGACATCAATGTTATGCTGTTTCCCTTACAG AACGGAGTTCTGCGCTTCTGTGGCTTTCAGGTTCTGGCTCCCCAGATCTTCTGGAGTATAGCACACACCCCTCCAGCTGCGAGAAAAGCCTTATTAGAGGCCTGGCAGACCAGGCTGAAAGGCCTGATGAACGAGAAACCTCTGACCTTTGCTCCCACTGGGCTCTTCGACCTCAGCTTCCAGGCAGGGTTCCGACTGCGGCCTGAGGTGAAAGAGGCTCGTGCCTCTGAACCCTATGGCCTCACCACAGGGCAGCATCTTGGTAAACCGCTCCCTCCAAACAACCAGACCAAGGCTTAA